A window of the Branchiostoma floridae strain S238N-H82 chromosome 12, Bfl_VNyyK, whole genome shotgun sequence genome harbors these coding sequences:
- the LOC118427101 gene encoding uncharacterized protein LOC118427101, whose translation MQTARVALGVALRVCPRTAVSTYTRPAAAMVLVHTSPPHPSGSQQNCLRPDMPYKTGHADWSGLDLGLFIGAGVLVTAGLYEHKRAQATHTPSEVPPVQGVQQVPSVNSQYTGLNLVPLAPHAPAGVLCRSSAFPLGKNDRADTKVAWSEASGGDKKDQQVFAQFGRPAETNEETTSTEEINKCPRDVSDETPTAVGPVKMRDKALSTAEDVRTASTESKKTSEDAVDGEDHKELFNDAVNKRGEQPNSFVSAHHSPCPTQRQGPTTTKQTCRLKMTSPCVMMTRGRSES comes from the exons ATGCAAACCGCTAGAGTGGCGCTAGGCGTCGCCTTGCGGGTCTGTCCCAGAACTGCAGTGTCCACATACACTAGACCAGCCGCAG CTATGGTTCTTGTGCACACTTCACCACCGCACCCTAGCGGTTCCCAGCAGAACTGCCTCCGTCCGGACATGCCGTACAAGACCGGCCATGCGGACTGGAGCGGTCTGGACCTGGGGCTCTTCATCGGGGCGGGCGTCCTTGTCACTGCCGGGCTGTATGAG CATAAAAGGGCCCAGGCCACGCACACACCGTCCGAAGTACCACCTGTCCAAGGTGTTCAGCAAGTCCCGTCAGTCAACAGTCAGTACACGGGCCTGAACCTGGTACCGCTGGCGCCGCACGCCCCGGCCGGGGTGCTGTGCAGGAGCTCCGCCTTTCCTCTCGGCAAGAACGACAGGGCCGACACGAAAGTAGCCTGGAGCGAGGCTAGTGGAGGTGACAAGAAAGACCAGCAAGTCTTCGCCCAGTTTGGCAGGCCTGCTGAAACAAACGAGGAGACAACCTCCACCGAGGAGATCAACAAGTGCCCACGGGATGTCTCGGACGAGACGCCGACGGCTGTCGGTCCCGTGAAGATGCGCGACAAGGCGCTGTCCACTGCGGAAGACGTCCGTACAGCTTCCACTGAGAGCAAGAAGACGTCTGAAGACGCAGTAGATGGAGAGGACCACAAGGAGTTGTTCAACGATGCTGTGAACAAGAGAGGTGAGCAACCGAATTCTTTCGTCTCT GCACACCACAGTCCCTGCCCCACACAAAGACAAGGGCCGACCACAACGAAGCAGACGTGTCGTCTGAAAATGACGTCACCGTGTGTGATGATGACCAGGGGCCGGTCAGAGAGCTGA